DNA from Amycolatopsis sp. DSM 110486:
GCGATCGGCACGGCAGCCGCGCCTTCGCAGCGCACCAGTGTGCTGAGTCTGTTCATCGCTTTGCAGAGCACGTCGGGGATCATCGCGCCGTGGGCGACGGGCGCACTGATCGACGGCGCCGGCAACCAGATCGACGGCTACAACACCGCGTTCGTGGTGATCGGGATCCTGTGCGCGATCGGCGGGGTGGTCGCGGCGTTCTTCGTGGACTCCGGCCGCGACTCCGCGCACGACGCCTGAGCGCCCTCGCCGGTCTCGGCCGGCGAGGGCGCTCCGCGGACGGGTCAGACCCGCGCGATGAGCTTGATCTCCACGAGCTGCTCGGGGAAGGCGAGCCGCGTCGTGCCGACCAGCGTGCTGGCGACCTGCGGGTCCTCCCGTCCGTAGGCCGCCTTGCGCACGGGACCCGCCACGGCGAAGGCCGCGTCGATGTCGAGGACGTAGAGCACCTCTTCGACGACGTCGGCCAGCGTCGCGCCGAAGCGCTTCAGCAGCTCGGCGGCGTTCACATACGAGCGGCGCATCTGCTCTTCCATGGCGGAAAAGTCGGTGACGGCGCCGTTCTCGTCCACGGGCGCGGGCGCCACGAGCTGGTCGCCGTCGTGGGACAGCTGACCGGAGACGTAGATGGTGTCGCCGTGTTTCACGGCCTGGACGTAGCCGTAGATGCCTTCCCACGGGACCCCGAAGTTCGCGGTGGTCCTCTCGATCGGCTTGCTCATGGGGTTTTCAGCCTTCCTGCCGCGTGATCAAGACCGAACACTACGAGCCGGCAGACCGCTCTCACCAGCCGTTTCGATGCCAGAATGGGCAAGGATCGTGCCAGTGCGGGTAGCCTGGCGGCAGTTGGTTCCGGTGCGATCCGAGGAGACATCCGTTGCCCCGCACGCAGCTGGTCGTGGCGCTGCTGGCCGTGCCCCGGGTCATGGGGCTCGACTTCAGCATCCCCGCACACATCCTCGGCCGGCAAGAGGGTTACCACGTACTTGTGTGTGGCAAGGAGACCACGGGTTCGCCGCTGGGCATCACGCCGACGCATTCACTGGCCGACGCGCCGGAGGCCGACATCGTGATCGTGCCCGGGTACGACGAACCCGAGGTACCGCTGCCCGAGGAGTACCTCGACGTGATCCGCCTCGCCACCGACCGCGGTGCCCGCGTGGTGGCGATCTGCACCGGCGCGTTCGCGCTCGCGGAGAGCGGCGTGCTCGACGGCCGCGAGGCGACCACGCACTGGCGCTACCTCGCCGCGTTGCGCGAGCAGTACCCCGCGGTGCGCGTGCTGGAGAACCAGCTGTTCGTCGAAGACGGAAAAATCCTCACGTCCGCGGGGGCGGGCGCCGGCATCGACGCGTGTCTGCACCTCATCCGCACCGACTTCGGCGCGGCGGCCGCCCACGAGGCCGGCAAGGAGGTCGTGGCCTCCCCCGCCCGCGGCGGCGCGCAGCCACAGTACGTCGACGTGCTCACCGCCGCGCGCACGGATCTTTCGGCCACGCGCAGCTGGGTCATGGAGCACATCGGCGACCCGATCACCGTCGGGCGCATGGCCGAGCGCAGCAACCTGCCGCGCCGCACGTTCATCCGGCACTTCGAGCTCGAGACGGGCATGTCGCCGATGCGCTGGGTCGTCAACCACCGCATCCTCAGCGCGCGCCGGCTGCTGGAGACCTCCGACTGGCCCGTCGAGCGCATCGCGGCGGCCACCGGTTTCGGCACGGCGGCCAACTTCCGGACGATCTTCCGCCGCGAGGTTGGCACGACGCCGACCGGTTACCGGCGTACGCACAGCGCGCTCTAGATTTTCATCAACCATCTGTGTGCACTTGAATGATTGACAGCTTCGCGCTGCCCTGCCTACCCTCGCTTTCAAAGCACAATACTGTACTCTGAAATGAGGGAAGCCGATCGTGACTGCGCCCAAGGTCGCCATCATCTACTACAGCTCGACGGGCAGCGTCCACTCGCTGGCACAG
Protein-coding regions in this window:
- a CDS encoding Rid family hydrolase, which produces MSKPIERTTANFGVPWEGIYGYVQAVKHGDTIYVSGQLSHDGDQLVAPAPVDENGAVTDFSAMEEQMRRSYVNAAELLKRFGATLADVVEEVLYVLDIDAAFAVAGPVRKAAYGREDPQVASTLVGTTRLAFPEQLVEIKLIARV
- a CDS encoding GlxA family transcriptional regulator; translation: MPRTQLVVALLAVPRVMGLDFSIPAHILGRQEGYHVLVCGKETTGSPLGITPTHSLADAPEADIVIVPGYDEPEVPLPEEYLDVIRLATDRGARVVAICTGAFALAESGVLDGREATTHWRYLAALREQYPAVRVLENQLFVEDGKILTSAGAGAGIDACLHLIRTDFGAAAAHEAGKEVVASPARGGAQPQYVDVLTAARTDLSATRSWVMEHIGDPITVGRMAERSNLPRRTFIRHFELETGMSPMRWVVNHRILSARRLLETSDWPVERIAAATGFGTAANFRTIFRREVGTTPTGYRRTHSAL